A genomic segment from Streptomyces antibioticus encodes:
- a CDS encoding adenosine deaminase, producing the protein MTDRFDASDVPAVPAGPTADAGARDLHGFIAGLPKAELHVHHVGSASPRIVSELAARHPDSKVPTDPEALVDYFTFTDFAHFIDVYLSVVDLIRTPEDVRLLTFEVARDLARQQVRYAELTITPFSSTRRGIDERAFMEAIEDARKAAEAEFGTVLRWCFDIPGEAGLEAAEETARLATSDRIRPEGLVSFGLGGPEIGVPRPQFKPYFDRAIAAGLHSVPHAGETTGPQTVWDALTHLRAERIGHGTSSARDEKLLAHLAEHRIALEVCPTSNIATRAVRTLDEHPVKEFVRAGVLVTINSDDPPMFGTDLDNEYAVAARLLGLDERGLAGLAKNAVEASFLDAPGKARIRDEIDTYTAEWLAP; encoded by the coding sequence TTGACCGATCGTTTCGACGCCTCCGACGTGCCGGCCGTGCCCGCGGGCCCCACCGCGGATGCCGGCGCCCGTGATCTGCACGGGTTCATCGCGGGGCTGCCCAAGGCCGAACTGCATGTCCATCACGTCGGCTCCGCCTCCCCCCGGATCGTCTCCGAGCTGGCCGCCCGGCACCCCGACTCCAAGGTGCCCACGGACCCCGAGGCCCTGGTCGACTACTTCACGTTCACCGACTTCGCGCACTTCATCGACGTGTATCTGTCGGTCGTGGACCTGATCCGCACCCCGGAGGACGTCCGGCTGCTCACCTTCGAGGTCGCCCGCGATCTGGCCCGGCAGCAGGTGCGCTACGCCGAGCTGACCATCACGCCGTTCTCCTCGACCCGGCGCGGGATCGACGAGCGGGCGTTCATGGAGGCGATCGAGGACGCGCGCAAGGCGGCCGAGGCGGAGTTCGGGACCGTACTGCGCTGGTGCTTCGACATCCCCGGCGAAGCCGGACTGGAGGCCGCCGAGGAGACCGCGCGGCTCGCCACCTCCGACCGGATCCGCCCGGAGGGCCTGGTCTCCTTCGGGCTCGGCGGCCCCGAGATCGGCGTACCGCGCCCGCAGTTCAAGCCCTACTTCGACCGGGCCATCGCCGCAGGGCTGCACTCCGTGCCGCACGCCGGGGAGACCACGGGACCGCAGACGGTGTGGGACGCGCTCACCCATCTGCGGGCCGAGCGCATCGGACACGGCACCAGCTCCGCCCGCGACGAGAAGCTGCTCGCGCACCTCGCCGAGCACCGCATCGCGCTGGAGGTGTGCCCGACCTCCAACATCGCCACCCGCGCGGTGCGCACCCTGGACGAGCACCCGGTCAAGGAGTTCGTGCGGGCCGGCGTCCTGGTCACGATCAACTCCGACGACCCGCCGATGTTCGGCACCGACCTCGACAACGAGTACGCCGTCGCCGCCCGGCTGCTCGGCCTCGACGAGCGCGGCCTGGCCGGCCTGGCGAAGAACGCGGTCGAGGCGTCCTTCCTCGACGCGCCCGGTAAGGCCCGCATCAGGGACGAGATCGACACCTACACGGCGGAGTGGCTCGCCCCCTGA
- a CDS encoding ABC transporter substrate-binding protein, producing MEQYEPDRLSPAQVAAIRRSFRNGRAALTRRSLLRASAGGALTLGGVGALSACGIPAAGKTEGGTSAEDHSAEEKTVSFSNWTEYMDVDDSGRSHPTLDGFTKRTGIKVKYTEDINDNNEFFGKIKPQLAAGQETGRDLIVLTDWLAARLIRLGWVQKLDASNLPHAYANLTQQFRSPDWDPGRAYSYPWQGISTVIAYNKKALDGVEVKSVSDLLDNPKLKGRVGFLTEMRDSIGMTLLDMGKDPEKFTDDDYDAAVARIQKGVDSGQIRRFTGNDYTSDLTSGDFAACIAWAGDVVQLKADSPDVDFVIPDSGYMTSSDSMLIPNKARHKTNAERLIDYYYEPEPAAELAAYINYVCPVDGVKDDLARIDPDAAENPLIIPDKAMQAKSHSFRSLSSKEETAYEAKFAKLTGA from the coding sequence ATGGAGCAGTACGAGCCCGACCGCCTGAGCCCGGCCCAGGTGGCCGCCATACGGCGCAGCTTCCGCAACGGCAGGGCGGCCCTGACCCGCCGGTCGCTGCTGCGCGCCTCCGCCGGCGGCGCGCTCACCCTGGGCGGCGTCGGGGCGCTGAGCGCCTGCGGCATCCCCGCGGCCGGCAAGACCGAGGGCGGCACGTCCGCCGAGGACCACTCGGCCGAGGAGAAGACGGTCAGCTTCTCCAACTGGACCGAGTACATGGACGTCGACGACAGCGGCAGGAGTCATCCGACGCTCGACGGGTTCACCAAGCGGACCGGTATCAAGGTCAAGTACACCGAGGACATCAACGACAACAACGAGTTCTTCGGCAAGATCAAGCCGCAGCTCGCCGCGGGCCAGGAGACCGGCCGTGATCTGATCGTCCTCACCGACTGGCTGGCCGCCCGGCTGATCCGCCTGGGGTGGGTCCAGAAACTGGACGCCTCCAACCTGCCGCACGCGTACGCCAACCTCACCCAGCAGTTCCGCAGCCCCGACTGGGACCCGGGCCGGGCGTACTCCTACCCCTGGCAGGGCATCTCCACGGTCATCGCCTACAACAAGAAGGCGCTCGACGGCGTCGAGGTGAAGTCGGTCTCCGACCTGCTGGACAACCCCAAGCTCAAGGGGCGGGTCGGCTTCCTCACCGAGATGCGCGACAGCATCGGCATGACCCTGCTGGACATGGGCAAGGACCCGGAGAAGTTCACCGACGACGACTACGACGCGGCCGTGGCCCGCATCCAGAAGGGCGTCGACAGCGGCCAGATCCGCCGCTTCACCGGCAACGACTACACCTCCGACCTCACCAGCGGGGACTTCGCGGCCTGTATCGCCTGGGCCGGCGACGTCGTCCAGCTCAAGGCGGACAGTCCCGACGTCGACTTCGTCATCCCGGACAGCGGCTACATGACGTCCAGCGACAGCATGCTGATACCCAACAAGGCGCGCCACAAGACGAACGCCGAACGGCTCATCGACTACTACTACGAGCCGGAACCGGCCGCCGAACTGGCCGCCTACATCAACTACGTCTGTCCCGTCGACGGCGTGAAGGACGATCTCGCCAGGATCGATCCGGATGCGGCGGAGAATCCGCTGATCATCCCCGACAAGGCCATGCAGGCGAAGTCCCACTCCTTCCGCTCCCTGAGCTCGAAGGAAGAGACGGCCTACGAGGCGAAGTTCGCGAAGCTCACTGGGGCGTGA
- a CDS encoding NADAR family protein, protein MERIEDSTDIKDTESLVAEVRSGARVKYLLFWGHRPLPDGRLGPSCLSQWWPSPFVVDGVTYATAEHWMMAEKARLFGDAEAERLALAAGHPSQAKKAGRLVRGFDDTVWERERFRIVVEGSVHKFASNPGLRSFLLSTGERVLVEASPVDRVWGIGLAADDEAALDPQRWRGPNLLGFALMEARRRLRET, encoded by the coding sequence ATGGAGAGGATCGAGGACAGCACGGACATCAAGGACACGGAAAGCCTGGTCGCAGAGGTCCGATCAGGCGCGCGGGTCAAGTACCTGCTCTTCTGGGGCCACCGGCCGCTGCCGGACGGCCGGCTGGGCCCGAGCTGTCTGAGCCAGTGGTGGCCGTCGCCCTTCGTGGTCGACGGGGTCACCTATGCGACGGCCGAGCACTGGATGATGGCGGAGAAGGCGCGGCTCTTCGGCGACGCCGAGGCGGAGCGGCTGGCGCTGGCCGCCGGTCATCCCTCGCAGGCGAAGAAGGCGGGGCGGCTGGTGCGCGGCTTCGACGACACGGTCTGGGAGCGGGAGCGCTTCCGGATCGTGGTGGAGGGCAGCGTCCACAAGTTCGCCTCGAACCCGGGTCTGCGGTCGTTCCTGCTGAGCACCGGGGAGCGGGTGCTGGTGGAGGCGAGCCCGGTGGACCGGGTGTGGGGGATCGGCCTCGCGGCGGACGACGAAGCGGCGCTGGACCCGCAGCGGTGGCGCGGCCCGAACCTGCTGGGCTTCGCGCTGATGGAGGCGCGGCGGCGGCTGAGAGAGACCTGA
- a CDS encoding glycerophosphodiester phosphodiesterase: MQTVTAVAHRGDPYRFRENTIDSLRSALDRGADAVEIDVRLTRDGVPVLLHDATLKRLWELDRPLTSLSAAEVQGLTAGRVPTLAEALAATEGARVMIDLPGTREPRTARRVVDAVREAGAADRVYYCADATAMLAVRAADPSAEIALTWTSLAPPRPVLLAAVQPRWLNYRFSLVDRNLAARVHDGGHLLSVWTPDTRRSMRRLVELGVDSITTNRIDTLTAVRKES, encoded by the coding sequence ATGCAGACCGTGACTGCCGTGGCCCACCGCGGCGACCCGTACCGCTTCCGTGAGAACACGATCGACTCGCTGCGTTCCGCGCTCGACCGCGGCGCGGACGCCGTCGAGATCGACGTACGGCTCACCCGGGACGGCGTGCCCGTGCTGCTGCACGACGCCACGCTGAAGCGGCTGTGGGAACTGGACCGCCCGCTGACCTCGCTGTCGGCGGCCGAGGTGCAGGGGCTGACCGCCGGCCGGGTGCCGACCCTCGCGGAGGCGCTCGCGGCGACCGAGGGCGCCCGGGTGATGATCGACCTGCCCGGCACCCGGGAGCCGCGCACGGCCCGCCGGGTGGTGGACGCCGTACGGGAAGCGGGGGCCGCCGACCGTGTCTACTACTGCGCCGACGCCACCGCGATGCTCGCCGTGCGCGCGGCCGACCCGTCCGCCGAGATCGCCCTGACCTGGACGAGCCTGGCCCCGCCGCGCCCCGTCCTGCTGGCGGCGGTGCAGCCCCGCTGGCTCAACTACCGCTTCTCCCTGGTCGACCGGAACCTCGCGGCCCGGGTCCACGACGGCGGTCACCTGCTCTCCGTGTGGACGCCGGACACCCGCCGCTCGATGCGGCGCCTCGTCGAGCTGGGCGTCGACTCGATCACCACCAACCGCATCGACACCCTGACCGCCGTACGCAAGGAGAGTTAG
- a CDS encoding DUF4190 domain-containing protein encodes MSDDVPTPAGDAGRDPWPAPASDGDGGPQDAGPKVPLGKADPWAAPGGPGATVASNEPMAPAPPSVHDQMTVTSLPSVTPDQPWASPVAPQVPGGGLGSFPPPHPATASTAGGPPPNPFAPPPQAGQVPPPPLSPDGPGQVQVPYGYPGGYGYPHHQHGGYPGWPGPGGESNGMGITGLVLGIISAAVFCLWPAAIVLGIMGVVFGAIGRGKAKRGEATNGGQALAGIICGTVGIVLGLGLGVVFFFAPAS; translated from the coding sequence ATGTCCGACGACGTGCCGACTCCGGCCGGGGACGCCGGACGCGATCCGTGGCCCGCGCCCGCATCCGACGGGGACGGCGGTCCGCAGGACGCGGGTCCCAAGGTGCCGTTGGGCAAGGCGGACCCCTGGGCCGCGCCGGGTGGGCCCGGTGCCACTGTGGCCTCCAACGAGCCGATGGCCCCGGCGCCGCCGTCCGTGCACGACCAGATGACCGTCACCTCCCTGCCGAGTGTCACCCCGGACCAGCCGTGGGCCAGTCCGGTCGCCCCGCAGGTCCCGGGCGGCGGCCTCGGTTCCTTCCCGCCGCCCCACCCGGCCACGGCGTCGACGGCGGGGGGCCCGCCCCCCAACCCCTTCGCGCCGCCCCCGCAAGCCGGTCAGGTCCCGCCGCCGCCCCTCTCTCCGGACGGACCGGGGCAGGTGCAGGTGCCCTACGGCTATCCCGGTGGTTACGGCTACCCGCATCATCAGCACGGTGGGTACCCCGGCTGGCCCGGGCCCGGCGGCGAGAGCAACGGCATGGGGATCACCGGGCTGGTGCTCGGGATCATCTCGGCCGCGGTGTTCTGCCTCTGGCCGGCGGCGATCGTCCTCGGCATCATGGGCGTCGTCTTCGGCGCGATCGGCCGCGGGAAGGCGAAGCGCGGTGAGGCCACCAACGGCGGTCAGGCGCTGGCCGGGATCATCTGCGGCACGGTCGGCATCGTCCTCGGCCTGGGCCTCGGCGTCGTGTTCTTCTTCGCCCCCGCTTCCTGA
- a CDS encoding gamma-aminobutyraldehyde dehydrogenase, which translates to MQDRFPAQERFTDGAQYIAGRLTHGTSGRTHAVVDPATGEEVFTYALASTADVDAAVAAARAAFPGWAGATPGERSDALHRFAAVLADRAEEFARAESLQCGKPLKLTREFDVPGTIDNTAFFAGAARHLQGQSAGEYSGDHTSYVRREPIGVVGSIAPWNYPLQMAAWKILPAIAAGNTIVLKPAELTPLTSLLFAQAATDAGIPDGVINIVNGTGREAGEHLVGHPDVAMTSFTGSTGVGKRVAEVATATVKRLHLELGGKAPFVVFDDADLEAAVHGAVAGALINTGQDCTAATRVYVQRPLYEAFVERTAALMETVRVGDPFAPGTDLGPLISHVQRDRVAAFVDRARGYARVVTGGETPLGELKNGAYYLPTLIADAAQDSEVVQSEIFGPVLVVLPFDSDDEGLALANDTPYGLAASAWTRDVFRANRATREIAAGCVWINDHIPIISEMPHGGYKASGFGKDMSVYSFEEYTQVKHVMFDNTAVARKPWHRTIFGDS; encoded by the coding sequence ATGCAGGACCGGTTCCCCGCACAGGAACGATTCACGGACGGCGCCCAGTACATCGCGGGCCGTCTCACCCACGGCACCTCGGGCCGCACCCACGCGGTCGTCGACCCCGCCACCGGCGAGGAGGTCTTCACCTACGCACTCGCGTCGACCGCCGACGTGGACGCGGCCGTCGCCGCCGCCCGCGCCGCCTTCCCCGGCTGGGCCGGGGCCACCCCGGGCGAGCGCTCCGACGCCCTGCACCGCTTCGCCGCCGTCCTCGCCGACCGCGCCGAGGAGTTCGCCCGCGCCGAGTCCCTCCAGTGCGGCAAGCCGCTGAAGCTGACCCGGGAGTTCGACGTCCCGGGGACGATCGACAACACCGCCTTCTTCGCCGGCGCGGCCCGTCACCTCCAGGGCCAGTCCGCGGGCGAGTACTCCGGCGACCACACCTCGTACGTCCGCCGCGAGCCCATCGGCGTCGTCGGCTCCATCGCGCCCTGGAACTACCCCCTCCAGATGGCCGCCTGGAAGATCCTCCCGGCGATCGCCGCGGGCAACACGATCGTCCTCAAGCCCGCCGAACTCACCCCGCTCACCTCCCTGCTCTTCGCCCAGGCGGCGACCGACGCCGGGATCCCGGACGGCGTCATCAACATCGTCAACGGCACCGGGCGGGAGGCCGGCGAGCACCTGGTCGGCCACCCCGACGTGGCCATGACCTCCTTCACCGGCTCCACCGGGGTCGGCAAGCGGGTCGCCGAGGTCGCCACCGCCACCGTCAAGCGCCTCCACCTGGAGCTGGGCGGCAAGGCACCCTTCGTCGTCTTCGACGACGCCGACCTGGAGGCCGCCGTGCACGGCGCGGTCGCGGGCGCCCTCATCAACACCGGCCAGGACTGCACCGCCGCCACGCGCGTGTACGTGCAGCGGCCGCTCTACGAGGCGTTCGTCGAGCGGACGGCCGCGCTCATGGAGACCGTCCGGGTCGGCGACCCGTTCGCCCCGGGCACCGACCTCGGCCCGCTGATCTCGCACGTCCAGCGGGACCGCGTCGCCGCCTTCGTCGACCGGGCGCGCGGCTACGCGCGCGTGGTGACCGGCGGTGAGACCCCCCTGGGAGAACTCAAGAACGGCGCGTACTATCTGCCCACCCTGATCGCGGACGCGGCACAGGACAGTGAGGTCGTCCAGTCCGAGATCTTCGGGCCGGTCCTGGTCGTCCTGCCCTTCGACAGCGACGACGAGGGCCTCGCGCTGGCCAACGACACCCCCTACGGGCTCGCGGCCTCCGCGTGGACCCGGGACGTCTTCCGGGCGAACCGGGCCACCAGGGAGATCGCGGCCGGATGCGTCTGGATCAACGACCACATCCCGATCATCAGCGAAATGCCCCACGGGGGCTACAAGGCGTCCGGCTTCGGCAAGGACATGTCCGTGTACTCGTTCGAGGAGTACACGCAGGTCAAGCACGTCATGTTCGACAACACCGCGGTGGCGCGCAAGCCGTGGCACCGCACCATCTTCGGGGACTCATAA
- a CDS encoding ABC transporter ATP-binding protein → MKTTDNGSGSGDVRLTGISKTYGSFTAVHPLDLTVPQGSFFALLGASGCGKTTTLRMIAGLEEPSSGTVHLGDQDVTVLPPYKRPVNTVFQSYALFPHLDIFENVAFGLRRRGIKSVKKQVEEMLELVQLGEQARKKPHQLSGGQQQRVAVARALINHPKVLLLDEPLGALDLKLRRQMQLELKRIQTEVGITFVHVTHDQEEAMTMADTVAVMNAGRVEQLGSPADLYENPQTTFVANFLGTSNLIEAEVDTRSGDDIVLKAGGGKLVLPGARCSAPAATGGKVLVGVRPEKITLSHADDAGEIPEGRNRITGKIANSSFIGVSTQYVIDSTVCPEFEVYAQNIERDARLVPGADVVLHWSPAHTFGLDAAQDIDAGIQEEAAV, encoded by the coding sequence ATGAAGACCACCGACAACGGCAGCGGCAGCGGCGACGTCCGCCTCACCGGCATCAGCAAGACCTACGGCTCCTTCACCGCCGTCCATCCGCTGGACCTGACCGTCCCGCAGGGTTCGTTCTTCGCCCTGCTCGGCGCCTCCGGCTGCGGCAAGACCACCACCCTGCGCATGATCGCGGGACTGGAGGAACCTTCCTCCGGCACCGTCCACCTCGGCGACCAGGACGTCACCGTCCTGCCGCCGTACAAGCGCCCGGTGAACACCGTCTTCCAGTCCTACGCCCTCTTCCCGCACCTCGACATCTTCGAGAACGTCGCCTTCGGTCTGCGCCGGCGCGGCATCAAGAGCGTGAAGAAGCAGGTCGAGGAGATGCTGGAGCTGGTCCAGCTCGGCGAGCAGGCGCGCAAGAAGCCGCACCAGCTCTCCGGCGGCCAGCAGCAGCGCGTCGCCGTCGCCCGCGCGCTCATCAACCACCCCAAGGTGCTCCTCCTCGACGAGCCCCTGGGCGCCCTCGACCTCAAGCTGCGCCGTCAGATGCAGCTCGAACTGAAGCGGATCCAGACCGAGGTCGGCATCACCTTCGTGCACGTCACCCACGACCAGGAGGAGGCCATGACCATGGCCGACACGGTCGCGGTGATGAACGCGGGCCGGGTCGAACAGCTCGGCTCGCCCGCGGACCTGTACGAGAACCCGCAGACCACGTTCGTCGCCAACTTCCTCGGCACCTCCAACCTCATCGAGGCCGAGGTCGACACCAGGAGCGGCGACGACATCGTCCTCAAGGCGGGCGGCGGCAAGCTGGTGCTGCCCGGCGCCCGATGTTCCGCGCCCGCCGCCACCGGCGGCAAGGTGCTGGTCGGCGTCCGCCCGGAGAAGATCACCCTCAGCCACGCCGACGACGCCGGAGAGATACCCGAGGGCCGCAACCGCATCACCGGGAAGATCGCCAACTCGTCGTTCATCGGCGTCTCCACGCAGTACGTCATCGACAGCACGGTCTGCCCCGAGTTCGAGGTCTACGCCCAGAACATCGAGCGTGACGCCCGGCTGGTCCCCGGCGCCGACGTCGTCCTGCAC